The following DNA comes from Anastrepha obliqua isolate idAnaObli1 chromosome 1, idAnaObli1_1.0, whole genome shotgun sequence.
CTACAAATCCTACATTGGTCGAGTAACCCAACGTACTTGTAGATAGAATAAAATTTCCTCCGCCACCACTTCGAATATACAATGGATCTTCATAAAACTCAGGTatatcaatttggttttcgtaaGCTATGCACCATAGACCAAATAGGTGCCTGTCCACTCCATTTCCTTTCCGTGCTTCATTCATCATGCGATTGTGATGGTTAACAGCATTCCGAAAGCCGAAGGCAATTTCTGAAGTGGAAGACATTGAATTGCTTGCAACTTGAATAAATTTGAGTACTTCTGTGGAGCAGGAACGCAAGGTTTCGGTACGACCATTGTAATAGTGCCGCATAAGAGCAGTTTCATAAGTCGAAGCAATCCTgtggaaaatattgtaataatcaATGAATTGGCAtacacaaaataacaaaaaaaaaaacaccagtctaacggttagacgcgatagaagtgaaaccttgcgtaaaacaaactgagagagagtaagacgaaagcagcattaggagcaagataattataggttcattataatgtTGCTATagagttcatattttattttcttcattttattattattcatcctcaatgttttcaatttcaacaaatgatacgagtggcttatgatagctaaaatatgatacaaatgctttggtttcgatgttctcaccatgtctttgaaataccgcgtcaatggttgtttttgatcgtgttgtcgattcagtgcgattgttacacatttttaaattgaatgttgtattgagaacgtcaattaaaggaaccgctgtgtccaatgcaaaatttacgttaaaatcgccacttaaaatcattggagctttattgtaatcttttctaagtatccgcgatacttctggtgtatactttattaaattttcgtgaatgaattccgtgatgctatttattgattttttttctgtcgatattcacgacacttttctgcattatttttcgacataattgcggtaaatatttaaaaatgaaaatatttacgaatattaaaatacacacgcggttgctattatgagcgtccccagcaaaacctgcgtgaccgaaactctaacacaattaaatttttttgaatgttacaaacacatatgcacgcaggttttgctggggcgtgaccgaaactctaacacaattacacatatgcactcgtatttgtttgaaaatcgactttttttttggttctccgtcacctttggaaaatgtgtaaacagtaagcaaactttattcatatatttttcctcatttttgcatcagtaaaattaaacaaacgccgtagccgaatgggttggtgcgtgactactattcagaatttacagagagaacgtcagttcgaatctcggtgaaaacaccaaaattaaggaaaactatttttctaatagcgctcacccctcaacaggcaatggcaaaacaccgagtgtatttctgccatgaaaaaagttcctcataaacatatcataaaataaaataaaataactgtataaacaaatttttttcttgtgattcgaaccaaggattttggatcggaagctcacattgctagccgctcggctatcgcgccatgctgtcggcgctggcctaaaagttatttagttcgtcgctacgtatatatgtaatattcgtagccaagagtgtcgcttttttcgtttcactttttctcaaatcactcccaacgattctaaagaagttttcacttcaaaaaaatgttattagtcgttttgtataatttttgtatatatgcgTTCATTAATCCCAAAAATGTTTACCCTTTTTTTGTGCTATTACTTAAATGGCCGgataaaaacacaaattggATTGGATTTTTATCCCGCCATTCAAATAatagtacaaaataaaaataaaaagaggttgtctgtaaagtcggtttactgacgatagtttaacgtgataacgtcataagaaaatactgattgaatggttgcatttttcaaaagaaaattttaattttatttgtttgatagatattttgtatggatatagagaatgagttaacattaacataacataatatactgtaacataacataacaaaacataacataacataaaataacaaaacataacataacataacataacataaaataacataacataacataacataacataacataacataacataacataacataacataacataacataacataacagaacataacataacataacataacataacatatcataacataacataacataacataacataacataaaataacataacataacataacataacataacataacatatcataacataacataacataacttaacataacataacattacataacataacataacataacataacataacataacataacataacataacataacataacataacataacataacataaaataacataacatagcataacataacataacataacataacataacataacataacataacataacataacataacataacataacataacataacataacataacataacataacataacataacataacataacataacataacataacaacataacataacataacataacataacataacataacataacataacataacataacataacataacataacataacataacataacataacataacataacataacataacataacataacataacataacataacataacataacataacataacataacataacataacataacataacataacataacataacataacataacataacataacataacataacataacataacataacataacataacataacataacataacataacataacataacataacataacataacataaaataacataacataacataacataacataacataacataacataacataacataacatgctgttcaagcaaagTAACGaagcatgagcaagataacgacgcattttttggtgcgtgcagccggctaaatcgaattataagacgttatcacgtcaaaaaataataataacattaaaacaataggtattattaacaaacttggttttattttaaattcttcaagtaaatcaaattaataataatcaataagaaggcatatgcaaatacaaatacgtgaatttatatatgtacatatgcgcatatacatacacatatacgctcacttaagtaggagagagcaagatgtcgaacgttgccgttcgtttgctttgtttgctttgtcgttcgttccgttcattcaaggtaacggcaatgagcaaggtaacgacaaatgagcaaggtaacactaatgagcaaggtaacgacacattttttcgtgcgtgcagcctgttaaatcgaattataagacgttatcacgtcaaaatcataaTGAGAAATATTAGAAAGTTAATAGAACAACAAAGAAAATAGTGATTAGAAGGAAATAGtaattatttgttttcgtttttattgttaatttggaCAGATaagatttaactaaaaaatatgtttcacaTTTTCAAAATGATTAGTAGGTTGtgaggttaaaatcaaaataaaaaaattaaattaaacattttttttataaagaaatagaaACAAAACTCACACGAGAATATGAGACGAAGACCAAcgtgtaaaattaatttttttttcgaagaaaagaaaataaatactaagAAGAGTATCTCTATTTGAGAGCTAAAAGTAAAAGCAACAACTACCATAAAGTCCATTAACGAACAAGTGCTCTAATGTGTCATATTCAATAACAATATCTGCCACAATAGAACACACAATCAACACTTCCACCATTCAATAAGTAAAATTAGTAATGTATAATATTAgctatatgcacatatacatatgtatgtatgtacaaccaACCAggataagaaatgaaaaaattaatattctccCACTTTGGTTATACAAACATTTACACATACTAAGCCACCAAACtgcctgcataataaaaaaaattttaccggTCATCCATCTCCTTTTGGAGTATCAAAATTTCTCTAGAAGCAGATTATAGATTTTTACCATCAATAATTCACTTAATTTcgggcatgaaataccaaatgatagaaaaggtaaTTTCTAATAGCCGTTACTCCTTGGCAGGCAAacctccatgaaaaagctcctcataaaaatccatctgccattcggcATAAAACTtaaggtcactccatttgtggaaaaacatcaagacgcacaccacaaatagcagggggagctcggtcaaacataccacaaaggtgtaagcgccaattattatatgtaaatatctacTTCATTTAACCTATTCAAAGCGTTCACAATTCTAAATACATATCTACAACATTTACAACTACTATTTACTCAATGAATAAAGTGCCTTACTTGTTATGTAGTTTTGAATATGCTAATTGCATAACAACTTGAACGAAGGAGTCGGGAtgtaaattccatttttttataacatcttTCCCATATTCGTTGAAATAATCATGTGTTATAATAATATCATTTCTCTAAAAGGGTTGACAAATTAgtgcattaattatttattggCTTTAGAATGATTTCATGATAAGTGATTACCCTTCGGTCACAGTCCACTAATGCACGTTTGATCTCCTCACGCAATTTTTCATCCATGTCGAACTTAAGTTCCTTGAAGGTAACGACCGACGCAGTTTCCCTCAAGTTCCagttaatttcagaaatttcatACATACTAAGTTGCACAAAAAGTGCATAACTTACGCTAATAGTGCCATCATATGCAGAAtgctttgaatgaaaaaaaataatgaaatgaataaattgtTATTTATTAAGTGACTTGTGAGCTTATGAAGCAAAatgttttcatatatgtatattatttcaaACATACGCTTTAAATATCTAGATAAGTTTTCATTTGAACAATAAAAAGGTTGTTTACCTCTCCAACACAAGCAAATCGGCCGTTTTTATAGGCAACAATAGTACTGCTTCGATCTCCCCACTTTGAGTGATAATCACCATTGACACAAAAAAGCGAAGTCTCTTCGTAGTTTTGCGGTTCATTTTCGTCgaatgcaacaacaattgcagAACTTTCAATTGTcttcaaaatttcgatatttctcTCCGAAATTTCTTGGAGATGTACATAATTCTATAATCGATTCCGTTCAATGATTTGAGCCAATACTTTTgtgtaatacgcttacatatgtatactcgtatgtacatatgtatgtacttacgtTTGCCCAAGTAGTGCGATCATCATGGGTAAGAACAGGTACACAATCGCCCATTGGTTCATAATCTAAGACACACCGAACGCGCTGTAAAACGTCTAAAATCTCCTGTGGAGTAATAATCCTACCACTGGCATGAAGGCAATCAAAAACGAATATACGCCCTTTACCAGAAATAATAGCATGAGAAGGCGTTGCACCATCTTTAActggaaacaaaagaaaaacaaaatttgtttaattaacatttttgatATGCTGTAAAGGAATTTAccaattttaaagtaattttttatgtaatcaTATTGCAAACCAGGTGCACGTGTTGTTGAGAAGAACCTTTTATACAACGCTGATGAGTACTTAATTTTGCCCCCATTGGAGGAAAGTGGTTTGATGGTGGCTTTACGAGCCAaatcccaaaactcaagagtaTGGAATATTATTCGTGCCAAATTCTGCGAATTTTAAAAACTAAGGTTTAAAAACTAAGTAATAAGTGCACATACCTTGAGCATATAAGGTGGTGTTTCTGGAATATTGATAATTTCAAGTTTTACAGGCATCGCCATAACTATGTAAGGATTGAGAGGTAGTCGTAGCATGTGGTAAGCATATTTCTCCCACCATTCAtctaaccaattttttttcatcgcaGCACGTTGCTTTAATTCCTTATGCAACTGAGCGCCGACACCAGTTTCAAATTCTTTAATAATTTGCTCTGAATTATTCAGTTCCTCAGCTGTGCCAAATGGTTTTAACGATTCATAGTAGCGTTGTAGTGTGTCATGTAGCTCTGGTAATGGCAATGCAGGCAATGTTTCGTCAAAATCGTAAGTATTTGATTCTCCTTCATCCAAGAAGTAAATGCTAGCACGATCCATGACTGTTAAACTCTGTGGaaaggtacatatgtacatacatgtggaTGTgcgtaatatacatatatataatacgtAAGTATATGTACAAGACAGCCAAAAGACACTTGCAGGCACATAGTAATGTGGAAGTTGCCGATATATACAAAGAAATTATATAGTTAGACTTcgttcaactaaaaattgaattCAGTCATTCATTATATTAAATGAATACAAATTACAATATAATTAAAGCATTGAGTTTGTTTTAATATCAGGAATTGCTGGTGTATTCGAAACGAAAATCTGTTGGTAGTGCAAATGTGATTTATATATTCAAGCTAATAGTTATTAATAAAACATAACATAGAACGTTTACTATAATATGTAAACTGTAATACTTATAagcattattaaatatattataagtaaaccAAATGCGCAAAAAGCAACTCTTTTATTAGCGGTCCACTatcattacaaaaataataacaaaactcCAACAAAGAGCGAGTATTTAACCAACCGTATGTAagcgtgtacatatgtatatgtaaagagTATATGAATGTAAGCAAGTGACTAGACAACCGCTCTGCCAGAAAGTTGGCAAACAACTAAGTGGAATGAATTGTCTTatgtttatattaattattgtgCCTATTATTTCCATTCGCCAGACAAAAATGCACATGGATTTAAATACAATTATACTAACTcgcttattttttcatttgcaaaaaCGAAGGGTTCGTATATGCAAAACGCTGGCAGACTTAACTTCATATGGTTGCTGCTTGCTGGCAGTCAAGGCTCAAACACTAtgttaaaacgaaaaaacaaagaggttgtctgtaaagtcggtttactgacgatagtttaacgtgacaacgtcataagaaaattctgatgtaatggttgcaattttcaaaacaaaattttaattttatttgtttgatagatattttgtatggatatagaggaggaggtaaatagAATCGTAATGGAATAGGtgaagttacatttacacaaacgtgaaaaatgacgaaacatttatcaaattcatgaaagatatgttcaatttcgattgtgcgtcaaacgttaataagtcaacaacactaagaggcaacatcatcgatttgcctttttcaagacactttacactcgaaatactccctttcatttcctactttttctatcatctatctcaacagagaaatggtgctctttgtcgttcgttccgcgctctcgcttgcagttcaagcacattagcttacatttgcttgcgtacagaatagattcgtacatttgatatgttcatatgatttgtatgcatctttacatatagatttgttctttttgaaaattgcgtgaaattgtatatgcatgtttatatacatatattagtatacaacatatcttataaggtatatggtaaatattaccatacattttttccttcatatataataaaaaaattaataataataacattaaaacaacaggtattattaacaactagtcgtcactaattataaattcggtaaggatgatgatgatacacttggttttattttaaattcttcaagtaaatcaaattaataataatcaataagaaggcatatgcaaatacaaatatgtgaatttatatatgtacatatgcgcatatacatacatatatacgctcacttaagtaggagagagcaagatgtcgaacgttgtgctctttgtcgttcgttccgcgctttcgcttgcagtttatgcaaggtaacgaccatgagcaagataacgaccattgagcaagataacgacacattttttcgtgcgtgcagccggctaaatcgaattataagacgttatcacgtcaaaattttaaaaatagtgaGCACATTGAATTTGGAGGaatatttgtataaagtttgctTCCGGTCACATTATAGTGTGTGCTTCCGGCTATTTTACTAGGGATAATTTCACCACCCCGAAGCTGACCGAATACTTGTaaatactcaaaaacaaatattcattATTACAAAGAAATCCAGAACATAGAAATTCATAGGTAAACTTGGACGACGTTGGGAACGTACGTTTCAATTCTATTTATCCTGATATATTATATGATGCATAGCCGCATAACCATAACCCAAAGTATAACCCGATTTTAGATAGCAGAAGACTAACGACTGCTTTCCCAATGCTTGTTTCACTGTGGTGAATTTTATAAACTGAGTTTAGGTCTTTCAGGTTTAACTCAACATCTCGACACAATTATTCAATTTATAACTGTCAAATTTGGTTGAATGTGATGGCAATATTTTAAGTGTGATCATTGCCATGTTATGCTATCGTCATTTCGAGAATGTCGTCAAGTAAACCGGTACTTGGTTGATTTATACGATGATAAGGAGAGAATGGCGTCCAGGTTCTGGGTGAATCTTTTTAGCCATGAAAGAAAATGCATAGTCTTCAAAACTAAAATGATCAAAGATTCTGTCAATGCGagcgtaaaaaatatcaaattcatTCAATTTGCTGCTTCAACTCGAGGTGAATAGAATACTGAAGGTGATGTTTTCCCGAAACAGTTACttcatttttcgcgattttgacaacgGCTGACGTCATGTACCATtattatacaaaacaaacaaagcgaagagaaattacttgtttgtaaatattcagtGAATCTCTTTTTACTGAGATTTGaagatttaaattaaacaaactaataaaaatgagGTGCCTAGTTCTAAATTGTGAAAaacgaattataaaaaatacccCCGAATGCCATTTTTCGCGTTTCACTGGCGATGACGACTCGCAAGAAAGTGCGTTCTGAATAATTCTTGTGTTTATtagtttctattgcttttgtatactcttcttcttcaccaacaagtaatttctcttccttttgtttgttgttgttgttgtagcagcataaacattccccatacatacggggaatgctgctggagtgacagtccttggccggatataaatccgggtcgtttcggtaacgtagaaccgactgtcgtggaaacgtccttttgtttgtattctatcattcttggtgcAGTCTGTCTCATCGTCTGGTTGAAATATCTTAGTCGACATAGTGACGCCACATATATCAGCAGTTTTCCCTTACAACATGGCGATTGATAGTGAAAGTTTAATCTCTTTTATTTCACTCATTATTTGTGATTTTTCGAAAGCACCTTGGGGTCAATACTTTTACTTGATATTAGTAGAGGAACCTCGGTCTACAGAGTACAGAAAGTGGCGCCTTCCGAAAACCGCTACTATATTTTTCGAGATTTTAACATCCGGATGAGGTCATCTTTGCAGGAGAACAAAAGAAAGACTAGCTACTCAGAACGAAGtccaaaatatacaataatacaaatttaaatacgaGCATGTTCATCATCTGTGCTCTACTTAATTGTCGTGAATGTAGAGATATCGGATATCAATGTTGAAGGTTTTTCAGCAATATCTTGCACTACAACAGCAAGATCTTGCTGAAAAATATTCTCAGCGGAAAGTCCATTTTTTGATCTGCGAATCCTTtatctatcctcgacagaaccagtttctagAAATTTTTCACCAAAGTATAATTGTCAACTccttcggacgattatttccaacaaaaaaaatgtcgaattttgcAATATATTGTTCTTAGAGATTgtacattttcataataagtttcaatacttttaactatcatgtaaaattgtacatctgcctacttgacataaaacaaaaaaaaaaacaaaaataaggtaTCTTCTTGGAATCCTTCATTACAGACATCCAGGtgttacttttgaaagaccctgcaCAACTTTAAAATAACGAAATTCCGAACAAAGCAGCATTTTCGAGCAAAAGAAAGAAGCGTCCGGCTTAAATTTTCCAATGTACTCCATGAGGTGTACGATAAATGGTTTCCATTTGCGATATGGGATATGAGATGACTTGCAAGCGATCAGCGTCCGCACAGGGAGCtaccattaaaatattttcaaaacttgcCGCCCTGTGCTTGTTTCGACTTTATTCTAAATTTCCCTCTTGTGCCGGCAACGCTGTTATCTTGTGCGAACAGTGCTTTGATGAAATAATAAACTCAAACAAACTTTAGAGTATTTCGCATTGCACAATGACTTTATAGAGAACTAGAAAATGTTACCTTCGCTTGGTTTATTTAAAGGATTTCCGTGTCCATATTATTTAGGCCCAAGTGGGAATAGTGCTAGTACTGGGTCACAATCCTGTCAAAGACCCTATTGTCATTTTAAGCATGTGCGAAAAGGTACTTATATTTTggatacaaatacatatattttcctttaatttctgttttttagaTGAAAATCCCGTAACAGCTAATGTATCCGTGCCGGAATATAAGCCAACGCCAAAACTGCTCCCATTACCAACAATTACAAAATCAAAACCAAAGTTGGAATATCAACCTGAGAAACCAGCTCTAAATGCTAGCCCTTCTAAACCTTATCTAGCCATCGAACTACAAGCGCCGATTTATATACCAGGAACGTGTAAAAATGAGCAAGAAACTTTTAGGTTAAATCTTGAAGATTGTGAGGATGAGCTAAATGAACTTGGTGAAATATTAGATTGTGAAGTTGAAGacaaaaatcttaaattaaatGGTGAGAATCAAAGTGAACCTGGGCATGTTTTATGTTCTAATAGCACAAAGGAAGTCAAGAGTGATGAAGAGCTAAAACCCCCAAAACGTAATAAAACAGATGCTAGCAGTAAAGATGAGAAAAGTTCGCTTCCTAGTAGTAAAAAAATTGGTCTTAAAAAAGAGTGCTCTGCTTCCTACGATGTAAAGGTTTCAAACGATAAATCCAAAAGTAAGGAAATTGCTCGGAAAGAGGTTTCAGAAAAGGAAAGTAAAAACATACACAAAacagaaagtaaaaaaagtaaagagcAACGGCAAGAAGATaccttaaaaaaagataaagataaaaaaagaagtcATAGTGACGAAAAAGAGCGAAAATCTAAATCTTCGAGATCTTCGTCATCAAAAAGCAGACCTTCATCTGATAGTAGGGAAAACGCAAAGCATAGGAGAAGTTCGAAAACAagttccaacaaaatttcttcttcaaaaTCAGCTTCCAACACTTCAAAAGTACTGCAGACAGACAGTAACCCCCCTACTTTCGAAGACCTTATTTCAAGTAAAGTCACTGAAAGTACAGAAGAGTTTCCCATAACAGAAGAGATTAATAAGGAATGTCAAATGATATATGAACAATTGGAAAAAGATTTCGCTTCCCTGCATAAA
Coding sequences within:
- the LOC129236249 gene encoding peroxisomal carnitine O-octanoyltransferase, whose protein sequence is MDRASIYFLDEGESNTYDFDETLPALPLPELHDTLQRYYESLKPFGTAEELNNSEQIIKEFETGVGAQLHKELKQRAAMKKNWLDEWWEKYAYHMLRLPLNPYIVMAMPVKLEIINIPETPPYMLKNLARIIFHTLEFWDLARKATIKPLSSNGGKIKYSSALYKRFFSTTRAPGLQYDYIKNYFKIVKDGATPSHAIISGKGRIFVFDCLHASGRIITPQEILDVLQRVRCVLDYEPMGDCVPVLTHDDRTTWANNYVHLQEISERNIEILKTIESSAIVVAFDENEPQNYEETSLFCVNGDYHSKWGDRSSTIVAYKNGRFACVGEHSAYDGTISVSYALFVQLSMYEISEINWNLRETASVVTFKELKFDMDEKLREEIKRALVDCDRRRNDIIITHDYFNEYGKDVIKKWNLHPDSFVQVVMQLAYSKLHNKIASTYETALMRHYYNGRTETLRSCSTEVLKFIQVASNSMSSTSEIAFGFRNAVNHHNRMMNEARKGNGVDRHLFGLWCIAYENQIDIPEFYEDPLYIRSGGGGNFILSTSTLGYSTNVGFVAPMTLDGYGVFYTITSDTIYIQITAFRGSTITCAHKFNEIFKQEFSKLRTILEDTYNSKL